The following DNA comes from Terriglobia bacterium.
CGATCGTGTCGTAGGTGTCGGTCGCATGGTCCACCGGCGTAGGGTTCAGCGGGCCACGGAGTGGGCGGTTCATCACGTAGTCGCCCTCGGAACCATGTTTGCCGCGCACATCCTGGACGACCCGGATGTAACCGCCATCCGCGATGACGTCGGTGGCGTTGTCGTAGCCGTCCAAAATCGGCGCGAGATGCGAACTCTGCGCGTGACTGGTCAGCCGGTTGGCATCGTACGGAGTGCGCGTAAGCAGGATCGGGGCGTGGCTGGCGCCCTTGGGAACAAGGATGACCGTGTGCAGCTTGACGCCGTCGCGCATGGGAATCATCGCCTCGCGCCGGACATAGTCGAAGCTGTCAGTAACCGCCTGGAACTTGGAGGGGATTTCGCTGGGCAAGGCAGGATACTGCGCTTGCGGTGGCGCCTGCGCCACGCACGTTGCCACGCACAATGCCAGGCCCGACAGCGCGATCAGCGCCATCGCGGCGCGAACGCGGCCATGAACTTTCATGGAACGCTCCCCTTGCGGCATGGTTCTGTTGAAATGCCGCACAGAAACGTGTACGGCATTCTGCTCCGGAAATGCAAGCGCGAACGCATCAGGAGGGCGAGCGGCGAGCACGACAGGTCTTGCAGTCAAGTGGACGTATAACGGGCTTGCCAGACAGCGGCGAACCGGTAACTGGCGATAACACCCACAGCCGTTCTCACTACTTCTCCTCCGCCTTGGGTCCAGCCAGCGGGCTGGTGCGGCGCGGAGTGGTGGAACCGCAGCGCGAGGTCCTGCGCCGCCTTTGCCCGCAGTTCCGCGAGATGAATCCGTGGGCGGAGTGCGCGCCCTGCGGCAACTGCAAAACGCAGTTGTGCGATCTGCTGGCGGAGCACGCGCCTTGGGAAAAGAACCGGATCCTATGTGGTGGCCTCGCGGAGCTGGTCGCGAATGCGATTACAGCCGTGCAGCCGGGCTTCCTGCAGTGGGAACGGGGTAAGCGGTTTGAGATTGCGCGAGGTCTGTGATCGGGAATAGCATCAGTTTCGCGCACCAATGTACGAGGTGATCACGTCGCATGCGCAAGGTTTCCTTCGTCGATTCGCTGCACATCATCGGGCGAGGCTCGCGGAACTGGCCGGCCGGCCGCCCCATCGTCGTCTCCTTCGAAGTCACCGACTCCTGCACATGCTTTTGCAAGCACTGCGATCACGGCGGCCCCAGGGACGATTCGCGCCAACTGGAGCCCGCCGACTACCGCCGCTACATGAAAGTACTGCGACCATGCGTGGTCCAGGTGTCGGGCGGCGAGCCGCTGCTGCGCCCGGACGTGGTGGAGATCGTGCGCAGCATCAAGGCGGGCGCGGGCGTGCCCTACACCATCCTGGTCTCCAACTGGTCGGAGATGACGGAGGACCTGTACCTGGCGCTTCACCAGGCAGGCGTGGACCAGTTCTCCGTCAGCCTGGATTTTCCCGACGAACGGCACGACACCTTTCGCCGCCATCCTGGGCTCTACGGGCATCTCAGCGACATCGTGCCACGGCTGGCGCGCCACGGCTACGACGACATCGTGCTGAATTCCTGCATCACCAGCGAGAATGTCGGCGAGATCAGCCGGCTGGCGGACAAGGCGCGGGAGTGGGGCGTGAATATCTGCTACAGCTCGTATTCGGCGCGCCGCACCGGCTGCCGTGACTACTCGCTCACCACGCCCGAGCAACTGGCTGCACTCAACCGTGAGCTGGATGCAGTGGAGGCCCGCCGCGACCACACCAACTGGATCGTGAACTCGCCCAGCACCCTGGCCTCCACCCGGCGCTTCTTCGAGCAGGGCGGGATGCCGGGCTGCAAGGCCGGGCACCGCTTCCTGGTGGTGACCAGCGACGGCTGGCTGCAACCCTGCTCCATGGTCTTCCAGCGTTACCGGCTGGAGGAGTATGCGCGCATGGCGGCCGAGTTCACCCCCACCAACGGCTGCGACCAGTGCTACGTCTCCATCCGCTCCTATCTCGACAAGACCTTCCCGCAATTGCTGTGGGAGAACGTGAGTGGGTTCTTTTCGGTGAAGGCGCACTGAGCGCGACGCAGCATAGCCGCATTCGCCGGTCACGTCTCGTGTGCCTGATGGACGGACAAAAGCGTCCGGTCAACTGATTGAAAACAGAGGTAGAAAAGATGGTGGAGGCGGCGGGAGTTGAACCCGCGTCCGAAGCTGTCACTGGCAGAGAGCCTACATACTTATTCGCGTTCATGCTTCCCACTCAAGGGAAACGTTCGCCGCCCGCGGTCAGAACACGACAAGAAACGCGAGCCGCTAGCCCTGCATCTCGCTGCCGCGCTCGGGCCGCACGCGGAAGCCAGCCTACTGTGCGACGCCCGCTCACGGCCCGTAGGCGAAGCCGCGGAGGACGGCTACTTAACTAATTAAGCAGCGTATGCCAGTGTTTGGTTGGCAATTATTGGTTTTGCACGCGATTACGGGTGTGTGCACCCCGGTATGCCTCTCTGCCGCAAGCATCTCCGTCGAAGCCGTGACGCCCCCATTCGGTGATGAGCGGCAGATCCCTCGCTATGCCCTCCACCACGAACGGCCCTGAGGCCGGCGGAGAGCTGTACACAAGGGTTCTGCTGTCAAAGAGCTACTTCCAATTATGGCAGTAACTGATTGGAAGTCAATGTATTGGATGATCTGAAGGGATAAGCCGATTCAGCGCCGTGAAACACAAAACCATTTCTGATTGCCAATTGTCGATTGCCGATTGGCGACAATGCTTTCCGGACCCATGACGCCTTCGGCTACAATCGAATTCACGTATCCGCTGCCCATGCCGGCTCATCCAACCTGCGTGCCGACCGACTGTATCCCGTTCACCGCGATTCCGCATACGTCGCAACTCTTCCGCGACTTCCTCTACGATTTTGAGCGGGTACGGCGCTTTTATTCCTACAACCCACGCCAACGCGACTGGCTGCCGAAGGTCGCCTCGTCGCTGCATTACGACCAGCAGCGCCGTGAGCGAGTCGCCGCAATCCTGGAGCGGCAAAATCGGGCGTTGGGCGCTTCGGAGCAGACGTTGGCCAGCATTAGCCGCCTGCGAGAGGGCGCCGCCGTTGCGGTTACAGGTCAACAGGTCGCCTTGTTCGGCGGACCGCTGTTTTCGTTGCTGAAGGCGCTCTCGGCGGTACGCATTGCGGAACAAGCCCGCGCGCACGGCCTGGATTGCGTTCCCATCTTCTGGCTGGCCACCGAAGACCACGATCTGGCGGAAGTAAACCACAGCGGACTGCTTACCTCAGAAGGGAAGCTGGAGAAGTCGGTCACGAACGCGCACGCTGCGCCCGATGCGCCGATCAGCGATGTCCGCCTGGGAGCCGAGATTGAAGGCGTAGTGGCGCGCGCCGCGGAACTGCTCGGCGACACCGAGATCACCGCCCTGCTCAAGAACGCTTACCGCCCCGGCGAGACCTTGGGAAGCGCATTCGCGCAAGTCTTTGCCCGGCTGTTCGGCGACTCGGGCGTGGTGTTGCTGGATGCCTCCGACCCGGAGCTGCACCAGATCGCACAGCCGGTTTACCGCGCCGCGGTTATCGGGGCGGAGGAGATTGACAATGCGCTGCTCGCCCGCGGCAAGGAATTGCGCGCCGCCGGCTACCACGAGCAGGTGAAGGTCACGCCTTCCTCGACGCTGCTGTTCGAGAAGCGCAAGGGCGCCAGGGAAGTCATCCACCGCCGCGATGGCGGCTTCATCATCGGCCACGATCGCGTCGCGCAGGATGATTTGTTGGCGCAGATTGCGGCCGAGCCGCAGCGCTTCAGCGCCAACGTGCTGTTGCGTCCGGTGGTGCAGGATTTTCTGCTGCCTACCATCGCCTACACCGGCGGGCCGGCGGAGGTGGCGTACTTCGCGCAGGCCGCGGTGGTGTACGAGGAAGTGCTGGGCCGGGTGACGCCCGTCCTGCCGCGCTTCAGCGCGACCCTGGTGGATGCGCGCGCGCAGCGGTTGCTGGCCAAGTACCGCGTCAGTCTGCCCGACCTGTTTCACGGGCCGGAGGCTTTCCGCGAACTGCTCGCGTTGCGCAGCATTCCCGGCGAACTGGACGGCGATTTTCTTTCAGCCGAAGAGGCCGTGCAGGCGTCGGTGGCAAAGGTCCGGGGTTCGCTGGAGAAACTCGACTTCAGCCTGGTGGAAGCCGCGGAGCGCGCCGGGTCGAAGATGCTCTACCAGTTGCGCCGGCTGCGGGCACGCGCCGGCAAGGCGCAACTGCGGCGCAATGAAGAAGTCATCCGCCACGCCGATTGGCTGAGCTCCGTGCTGTTTCCCAACAAGAGTCTGCAGGAGCGCGAGATTGCCGGCGTGTCGTTCCTGGCGCGCCACGGCCGCGAATTGCTTCCCAGGTTATACGAGGCGGCCAAGTCCGACTGTCCCGATCACCAGATCATCCGTTTGTGATTTCCGCTCCGCGGCAGGCCGGGCGGCGTTCACCCGCCTTTTTTCTCAATCAAGCGCGCGCTCATCACCACGCCGTCGTGGTCGTTGTGCAGCTTGATGGGAAAAACCAGCACATTCCACGTCCAGCGCTTGGATTTGCGCGGCAGGTTGGGAAGTCCGCGGAAACCGCGATCAATATAGGTTTCGCGGGTATCGGCTACGGTCCGGATGATCTCGCGCCAATCCTCGCCGACCTCCGGAAATTCTTCGAACTTGTTTTTGCCGGCGAAGTAATGCGGTTTCTTCTCGAAGAGCTTGGCGAAATATTCGTTGACGTAGAGCCAATTGCCGTCGCGGTCGAGAATCTCCATCACCACATCGTCGCCGATCGCTTCCGAAATGCGGCGGTAATAAAAGTCGCGCGCATCCACCACCACCGGTTTGCCGCGGCTCTTGGCCTCAAAGGAGCGCAGCGCGCCGAGCAAGTCATCCACCGAGCTGTGCCCCTTGAGGAGATGGATGTCGGCGATCCCGCCAAACTTTCTCTCCAGCGTCGCGGAAAGAATGATGATGGGGACCTGGGGCCGCTTTTGTCGCAGCGATTCGGCAACGTCGCTGCCGAATTTTCCCGCTCCCAGGTGGTAGTCGAGCACCGCGATGTCGATATCGTCCAGTTTCTGCTCGGCTTCCTCGATCGAGGAGGCGGTGACAACGCGGTAGCCCCTCTGGCGGAGGATGGTGGAGCGCAGAATCAGATTGTCCTCGAGATCGTCGAGCAAAAGGACGCGTATGGGTTTTACGGTTTTGCCGGCGCCTGTGGTCTCATCAGCCATGATGCAGGGCGTCCATCATACGTGATGCGGCGAAAAGGCTCTAGGCTCATGCTCCCGGCGCGCAAGGCAGAATTGAAAGTTCCTACTTCTGATCCTTGCTGCGGACGCCCGCGGATGCAGGACGTGCGGCGGCGCGAACCGCTTTGGATAATTCCGGCAGCTTGTTGAAGACGGCGACACAACGCAGCCACTGCCGATTGTCCAGGGCAGGGTAGCCGCTGACCATCTTGCCCGCCTCGACGTCGTTGGGAATGCCGCTTTGCGCCGTGGCCACCACGCCATCGCCGAGTTTGCAGTGCCCGGCAACCCCCACCTGGCCGGCGAGAATCACCTTGTTGCCGACCACGGTGGACCCGGCCAGGCCTACCTGCGCGCACAGCAGCGAGTCCTCGCCGACCTCGGAGGCGTGACCTACCTGGACGAGGTTGTCGATCTTGGCGCCGCGCCGGATGCGGGTCTCGCCGACGCTGGCGCGGTCCACGCACGCATTGGCCTGGACCTCAACGTCGTCTTCCAGCACGGCGGGGCCGGACTGCACAATCTTTTTCCAGCGCCCTTCGCCGTCCTTGGCGAAACCGAAGCCGTCGGCCCCGATGATCGCGCCATTTTGCAGGATCACGTTGTCGCCAAGCCGGCAGAATTCGCGGACCACCGCATGCGCGTGCGCGAAAAAATTGTCGCCGATACGTGCGCCGCGATAGATCACCACGTGCGGCAGCAGCACGCAGTGGTGGCCGATGACCACATCCTCATCAACCACGGCGTAGGGGCCGATCGAGGCATGCTTGCCGATCTTGGCCGACGGGTGCACGACCGCGGTGGAATGAATGCCGATGGGATGTCGCGGCGGGTGATAGAAGAGCTCGATCGCCTGCGCGAAGGCGAGGTAAGGATTCCCGCAGCGCAGGGTGGCGGCGGCGAGAGCCGGGAAATCGTCGCTGACGATCACCGCCGAGGCGCGCGTGGTGCGGGCGGCGGCGGCGTACTTGGGATTGGCCACGAACGTCAGTTGTCCCGGACCCGCTTCCTCGATGCCCGCTACGCCGGTGATTTCCTGGTCGTCACCGTGGAGACGAGCGCCTACTGCGTCTGCGATCTTGGAGAGTTTCATAGGCGATCCTGCGTAGTGTAACTGGTCGCCGGGCGGCGGTACACAGCTCAGCTATTCGGTGAACAGCGGCACCTGGCGCGCATCGGCGGCAGCGGCACGGCGGCGGCTCCCGGCAGTCCCGATGACAGCCAGAACCGTGAGTTGTGCCAGCGCGGTGCGCGGAACAAAAATGCGCTGCGTGTTGGAGCGCGTATCCGGCGGGTTGATCAGAAATCCGTCCGGCGCCATCAGGGTCAGGTCGTTGGGCATCATGCCTTCCATCACTTCGTTGTCACGGAAGCGGAGGCGAACCCAAAGACCTTCGGTGCGCGGGCGCGTGGTAAAGGTCTTGCGCAGCGAATCGGGTTCGCCGAATTCGCGAACAAAGTAAATACCCTTGATGTCTTTCAGATCGATGCTGACGACATTGCCGGAGGTGTTGAGGACCTCGACCTTCCCGCCGATAATAAAATCCGCCGGCGACACATAACCGCTGAGCGTGTCACGGTTGAGCTTGCGAACTACGACTTTCTTGTGCGTCGAAGGCATGTTCACGGGCGGCGAACCCTGCCGCCAGACTCCGGATGGAAACCTAATTCTCGCACCTTTTCGGCGCGGAAACGGCGGTTAACAGCCATGTGTAGCCAAACGGTCAACCTTTGTGGTATTGTCGGTGGTTCGCGGCGGCGTAGCTGCGCACGTAAGTGCCACGTAAAGAGTCACTTACAGCAGTCCCGGCGTGCTTCCCCCGGAACACGTCCGAGGCTTCAGGTGTCGTCACCCCGTAGTGTGACGCGGCCGGACGCGTGTAGGAGAGTGGCGCGGACCGGGCTGGTCCAAGAGCAAGATGGCCGATTACATCTACACCATGGAGACCCGGCTCACGCCGGAGCAACAACGAGCCGTGAGCCTGGTTCAGGATGTTGCTCGCGCTCAGGAAATGAACCTTTACCTGACCGGCGGGACCATTCGCGACATCATCTCCGGGTTTTCCATCCGCGACCTCGACATGACGGTCCAGGGCAACGCCCTCCGGTTGCAGAAGGACCTGGAGAAGGCCGGCGCCACCATTGAGGGCGTGGACGACGACACGAAGACGCTGTACCTGCTGTTTTCCGGGAACGTGCGCGCCGAACTTGGCATGGCGTATTCGGCGGCCTACGAAAAACCGGGCAAGCCACCGCGCATTGCGCCCGCCACCATCACCGAAGACTTGCGGCGCCGCGATTTCACGGTGAACGCCATGGCGCTGTCGCTGAACCCCGGTTCGCGCGGGCTGCTGCTCGACCCGTTCAATGGCGTCGCCGACATCGAGACCAAGGTCATCCGCGTTCTGCACAACTATGCTTTTCTGGAAGAGCCCTCGCGGCTGATTCGCGCCACCCGCTTTGCCCACCGCTTCCATTGGCCTCTGGAAGAACGTACCCAGGCGCGGTTCGACGCCGCCAAGGAAAACAAATACATCGAGTACATGACCGACCGGGCGATCGGGCAAGAGATCGAAGCCCTTGCCTACGAAGAAGACCCGCTGCACATCATGCGCGCGCTGGAAAAAGAGGAGTGGCTGAAACTGCTGCACCCGCGCTGGTCGGTGGCCAAGGTGGACACCGCCGGATTGTCGCAGTTGCTGAAGACGCGACAGCAGATGATGCAATTCGGCTACAACGTGGACATGGCGCCCGCGGTCATGTACTTCCTCACCCGGCGGCTCCCCGATTCCGATGTCCGCGATATGCAAAAGTTGATCCCGCGGCGGCAGTTTGTGGAATCGTGGCGCAACCTGGAAGAGGACGCGGCCAAGCTGGCGAAAAGGCTCAGCGGGAAGGAAGCGGCCACGCCGTCGCGCACCTGGCTGCTGCTGTCCGAGGCGAAACCGGAGACCATCCTCTTTCTGGACGCCACCGCGCGCCAGCAGGCGGTCGCGCAGAAACTGAAGAACTTCTTCGGCAAGTGGCGCCAGGTCCGGCAAAAGCTGCCGTTGCCGGAAATGACCGAGCTGCACATCACGCCCCAGTTGCCCGACTATCCCAAGATCGAGCAGGAGGCGTTCCTGCTGATGCTCGACGGCAAACTGCATTCGCGCACGGAAACATTGAAGTTCCTCAAACCCTACGCGCCTCCGCCTCCGCCTCCTCCGCCTCCGCCCCGGAAGGGAAAGGGCGCCAAGGCTGAGGCTGCTGCGCCGGCGGCCGCACCCGCAGCTGCGGCGAAGAAGGGCAAGGGCAAGCCCGCGGCCGTGGTCGCGCCGGTGGTTGCCCCCAAAGTGGAAAAGCCATTGGAGAAACCGCCCGCCAAAGCGGCGAAACCCTCCGCGCCGCCAAAGCCACAGGCCAAACCGGCGAAAGCGAAGAGCGCACCAGCAAAGGCGAAAAAAGGGAAGAACAAGAAGAAGAAAAAAAAGAAGTAATCGGTTTTTCAGTATTTCAGTAGGTCAGTTTCTCCGTTCCTTCCTCGCGGCCGAAACTTGTACTGAGCGCGGAGTCTGGATCGGCGGCGATATCCACAATCGCATGGTTTTCCACACCCCGGAATTCCTTCCCATCATCAGTTCAGCGCCCATAGAATTGAAGCGAGCCCCATGCCTGACTTCGTCCACCTGCATCTCCATACCGATTACTCCCTGCTCGACGGGGCCTGCGACATCGACAAGCTGGTCGGGCGGGTGAAGGAACTCGGCATGCCCGCCGTCGCCATGACGGACCACGGGAACATCTTTGGCGCATTCCATTTTTTCCATGCGGCGAAAAGCGCCGGCGTGAAGCCGATCATCGGCTGCGAACTGTATGTGTGCAAGAAGGACGACCACAATACCGACCGCATGGCCCCCGACGGCGACTCCTACAATCACCTGGTAGTGCTCGCCGAGAACGAAGAGGGCTACCGCAACCTGGCGCGGATCACCAGCGAAGCGTCGCTGCACGGGTTCTATTACAAGCCGCGCATCTCGAAGCGCTTCCTCGCCGAACACGCCCGCGGCCTGATCGGGCTCTCCGGATGTTTGAAGGGCGAGGTTGCCGAGCGCCTGACGGAAGGCAAGTACGACGCCGCCAAGCAGGCCGCCGGGCAGTTCGCCGACATCTTCGGCAAACCGAACTTTTACGTCGAAATCCAGAACCAGGGCCTGGAGCAGGAGCAGACCATCAACCCCGCGCTGCACAAGCTGGCGCGTGAGCTCGATCTGCCGCTGGTCGCCACCAACGACAGCCATTATCTCTGCGAGGATGACTGGCACGCGCAGGACGTGATGGTCTGCATTCAGACCGGCAAGTACGTCCAGGACACCAACCGGATGAAATTCCAGACGCGGCATTTCTACGTCAAGAGCTACCAGGAAATGCTGCAGATGTTCCCGGACACACCGGAAGTCTTGCGCCGCACGTTGGACATTGCCGAGCGCTGCACCCTGAAGCTGGAGAAAATCCGCAACCCCTTCCCGCACTTCGAGGTCCCGGCTGGTTTTTCCCTCGACAGCTATTTCGAGCACATTGCGCGGGAAGGCTTTGCGCGCCGGCTGAACACCATCCGCGAGGTGGAGCGGCAAGGACGGCTCAAGCACACCATCAGCGACTACGAACAGCGCCTGGTGCGCGAGATTGACATCATCCGCCAGATGCAGTTCTCCGGGTACTTCCTCATCGTGTGGGATTTCATCCGGTGGGCGAAGGAGCGCGGCATCCCGGTCGGCCCGGGGCGCGGTTCTGCAGCCGGCTCGCTGGTTTCCTACTCGATGGAGATCACCGACCTGGATCCGCTGCAGCACGAATTGCTGTTCGAGCGCTTTCTCAATCCTGAGCGCGTCTCCATGCCCGACATCGACGTGGACTTCTGCATGAACCGCCGTGCCGAAGTCATCAATTACGTCACCCAGAAATACGGCCGGGATAATGTGGCGCAGATCATCACCTTCGGCACCATGATGGCGAAGGCGGCGATCAAGGACGTGGGACGCGCCATGCAGATCCCCTACAGCGACGTGGACCGCATCGCCAAGATGGTTCCGGCAACGCTGAACATCACGCTGGAAAAAGCTCTCAAAGACTCGCCGCCCCTGCAGCAGGCGTACGACAGCGAG
Coding sequences within:
- a CDS encoding radical SAM protein, whose translation is MRKVSFVDSLHIIGRGSRNWPAGRPIVVSFEVTDSCTCFCKHCDHGGPRDDSRQLEPADYRRYMKVLRPCVVQVSGGEPLLRPDVVEIVRSIKAGAGVPYTILVSNWSEMTEDLYLALHQAGVDQFSVSLDFPDERHDTFRRHPGLYGHLSDIVPRLARHGYDDIVLNSCITSENVGEISRLADKAREWGVNICYSSYSARRTGCRDYSLTTPEQLAALNRELDAVEARRDHTNWIVNSPSTLASTRRFFEQGGMPGCKAGHRFLVVTSDGWLQPCSMVFQRYRLEEYARMAAEFTPTNGCDQCYVSIRSYLDKTFPQLLWENVSGFFSVKAH
- the bshC gene encoding bacillithiol biosynthesis cysteine-adding enzyme BshC; its protein translation is MLSGPMTPSATIEFTYPLPMPAHPTCVPTDCIPFTAIPHTSQLFRDFLYDFERVRRFYSYNPRQRDWLPKVASSLHYDQQRRERVAAILERQNRALGASEQTLASISRLREGAAVAVTGQQVALFGGPLFSLLKALSAVRIAEQARAHGLDCVPIFWLATEDHDLAEVNHSGLLTSEGKLEKSVTNAHAAPDAPISDVRLGAEIEGVVARAAELLGDTEITALLKNAYRPGETLGSAFAQVFARLFGDSGVVLLDASDPELHQIAQPVYRAAVIGAEEIDNALLARGKELRAAGYHEQVKVTPSSTLLFEKRKGAREVIHRRDGGFIIGHDRVAQDDLLAQIAAEPQRFSANVLLRPVVQDFLLPTIAYTGGPAEVAYFAQAAVVYEEVLGRVTPVLPRFSATLVDARAQRLLAKYRVSLPDLFHGPEAFRELLALRSIPGELDGDFLSAEEAVQASVAKVRGSLEKLDFSLVEAAERAGSKMLYQLRRLRARAGKAQLRRNEEVIRHADWLSSVLFPNKSLQEREIAGVSFLARHGRELLPRLYEAAKSDCPDHQIIRL
- a CDS encoding response regulator, which codes for MADETTGAGKTVKPIRVLLLDDLEDNLILRSTILRQRGYRVVTASSIEEAEQKLDDIDIAVLDYHLGAGKFGSDVAESLRQKRPQVPIIILSATLERKFGGIADIHLLKGHSSVDDLLGALRSFEAKSRGKPVVVDARDFYYRRISEAIGDDVVMEILDRDGNWLYVNEYFAKLFEKKPHYFAGKNKFEEFPEVGEDWREIIRTVADTRETYIDRGFRGLPNLPRKSKRWTWNVLVFPIKLHNDHDGVVMSARLIEKKGG
- the lpxD gene encoding UDP-3-O-(3-hydroxymyristoyl)glucosamine N-acyltransferase, encoding MKLSKIADAVGARLHGDDQEITGVAGIEEAGPGQLTFVANPKYAAAARTTRASAVIVSDDFPALAAATLRCGNPYLAFAQAIELFYHPPRHPIGIHSTAVVHPSAKIGKHASIGPYAVVDEDVVIGHHCVLLPHVVIYRGARIGDNFFAHAHAVVREFCRLGDNVILQNGAIIGADGFGFAKDGEGRWKKIVQSGPAVLEDDVEVQANACVDRASVGETRIRRGAKIDNLVQVGHASEVGEDSLLCAQVGLAGSTVVGNKVILAGQVGVAGHCKLGDGVVATAQSGIPNDVEAGKMVSGYPALDNRQWLRCVAVFNKLPELSKAVRAAARPASAGVRSKDQK
- a CDS encoding CCA tRNA nucleotidyltransferase, which codes for MADYIYTMETRLTPEQQRAVSLVQDVARAQEMNLYLTGGTIRDIISGFSIRDLDMTVQGNALRLQKDLEKAGATIEGVDDDTKTLYLLFSGNVRAELGMAYSAAYEKPGKPPRIAPATITEDLRRRDFTVNAMALSLNPGSRGLLLDPFNGVADIETKVIRVLHNYAFLEEPSRLIRATRFAHRFHWPLEERTQARFDAAKENKYIEYMTDRAIGQEIEALAYEEDPLHIMRALEKEEWLKLLHPRWSVAKVDTAGLSQLLKTRQQMMQFGYNVDMAPAVMYFLTRRLPDSDVRDMQKLIPRRQFVESWRNLEEDAAKLAKRLSGKEAATPSRTWLLLSEAKPETILFLDATARQQAVAQKLKNFFGKWRQVRQKLPLPEMTELHITPQLPDYPKIEQEAFLLMLDGKLHSRTETLKFLKPYAPPPPPPPPPPRKGKGAKAEAAAPAAAPAAAAKKGKGKPAAVVAPVVAPKVEKPLEKPPAKAAKPSAPPKPQAKPAKAKSAPAKAKKGKNKKKKKKK